The genomic window AACAATGATAACTTTTTTTCCGGATTTTATATCAGGTAAGATAATATTTTCCCAATAAGGCATGAATCTAAGTATGGTATCCTTTAAGCTTTCAGACAAGGGAATATCTTTCTTTTCTAATAAACTATACTTTAATTCATTCCCGGGGAATCGGTCATCATCTGGGGACAGATTTGGGGGACTGATATCATAACTTCTTCTCCAGAACTTTACCTGTTCTTCTCCACACTTTTTCGCCATTTCTGATTTATTTAATCCTTGTAATGCTCCATAATGCCGTTCATTTAAATGCCAGCTCTTAATTACTGGAATCCAGAGCATATCCATTTCATCCAATACATACGATAAAGTTTTTATTGCTCGTTTTAAGACTGACGTGTAAGCAACGTCAAAAGTGTATCCTTTTGATTTTAATAATTTTCCAGCAGATTTTGCTTCCTCTATACCTTTTTCAGAAAGATCGATATCGGTCCAACCTGTAAATCTGTTCTCTTTGTTCCATAAGCTCTCCCCGTGTCTTAGTAAAACAAGTTTAAGCATACCTTTTCCCCTCCTTGATTTTGAGCTGTTCTAGTAGTCTAACATTCATGGGAAATATCTCTTAAGGTGTTTTCAAATTAAATTTCAGTTTGACATTGTGCGCTTACAAGCTAAGTGGATATTACATTTTTATCGATTATAAACACAACATTGGATTTTAGTTTAATAAATATAAACCAATATGCTCAATGGAGGTATTCTGACCTTGCTCCTAAGGCGATAATTTTTAACAAAGTGATCATTTTTACTGATATCATTAGTCAAATTATTTTGTTTGTAGTATTCTTCCATTAAAGTATTGGTCGTTCTTAAGTGAACAGGGTGCAGTTTTACGATATCACTGCATTCGTACCACTTATTGTCGGTCCATGAAACGTTTATGAATATATATACACCTTTGATTTTTATTTCATTTTCCAATATTTTGTATCCGTCTTGTTTAAAATTTAGACCGTCTATCTTCATTATGAATAAATCATTATCAATATTATCTGGAAAATGAACACGCTTTTGTATATCTTCAATTTTTCTCAGTCTAAATAATTTGGTACTGTTTCTTATTTGCAGCATCTCTTTGAAATGGTTTTTACTATAAAGAACCTGTCTATTAGTCGGTTTTGGAATTTTTTCAAGTCTTTCCTTCCATCTTTCATCCCAGAGCTGTTTTTCTCTTTCTCCTTCCATTCCAGTCCATTCCATCATGTCCATAAACCCGATTCCCCAATTGCTTCCTTTAAATGTATTATTGTCTGCTGTATTATCTGGGTAGGATAGTTTGTTGAACCATTCTCCTGAATTATAACTATTGAAATCTCCCGACTTGGACCTTAAAAGTTCGACTCCAGCTTGAAAAAATGGGATTCCTTGGGATAATGTAATTATCCCGCAATATATATTGTGCATTTTTAACATTATTTCTGTCCTGCCTGGAGGATAATCATGCGAATTTTTATTATCAAATCCTACTTTTGCTATCAAATAATCCCAAAGAGTTCCATTGTCATGGCATGTCACATAATTAATAACTGACTGTGGACGGTTAAACTGTTTGGTGATGCTATTTTTTTTATCCTCATAAAGATATCCGACCATATCTGATTTATTTAATGACCAATTATGAGACGGATCAAATCCATTTTTAACTATGAAATTATCCCTTTCAAATACACCATTATCTTTTTCAGATTTCCCCCTAAGATCATCTCTGATATATTGGTTAAAAATCCCTATTTTTTCTTTTGGGTAACTCCATAGGGTGCTTCTATTTGCACTCCTGAATTTTTCTATTCCCATTAATGTTTCATCAAATCCTTCACCATAAAAATAAATATTTTCTCCGTCAACTTTGTCATTTTTCACATCTAAAGTTTTAAGCTTACTTTTAGCTTTTAATATTG from uncultured Ilyobacter sp. includes these protein-coding regions:
- the gpmA gene encoding 2,3-diphosphoglycerate-dependent phosphoglycerate mutase; translation: MLKLVLLRHGESLWNKENRFTGWTDIDLSEKGIEEAKSAGKLLKSKGYTFDVAYTSVLKRAIKTLSYVLDEMDMLWIPVIKSWHLNERHYGALQGLNKSEMAKKCGEEQVKFWRRSYDISPPNLSPDDDRFPGNELKYSLLEKKDIPLSESLKDTILRFMPYWENIILPDIKSGKKVIIVAHGNSLRALVKHLDNISDEDIVDLNIPTGIPLIYELDNNAKPTNKYYLYNEKKHITSNKSNKDKT